One Nitrospira sp. DNA window includes the following coding sequences:
- a CDS encoding Translation elongation factor Tu — protein sequence MAKAKYERRKPHVNIGTIGHVDHGKTTLTSALTKICSERGMAKFVSYDEVAKASESQGRRDATKIMTIAISHVEYETDQRHYAHVDCPGHADYVKNMITGAAQMDGAILVVSAADGPMPQTREHILLARQVGVPYIVVFLNKADKVDDKELLDLVELEVRELLTKYEFPGDKIPIIQGSALKAMEGDQGPLGVPSILKLLEAIDTYIPTPTRAIDKPFLMPIEDVFTISGRGTVVTGRCERGIVKVGDEIEIVGLTPTQSTVVTGVEMFRKVLDEGQAGDNIGVLLRGTKKEDVERGMVLAKPKSITPHTKFKAEIYVLTKEEGGRHTPFFNGYRPQFYFRTTDVTGVVTLNPGVEMVMPGDNVTVTGELISPIAMDQGLRFAVREGGKTVGSGVVTEILA from the coding sequence ATGGCGAAGGCGAAATATGAGCGGCGAAAGCCCCACGTGAACATCGGGACGATCGGGCACGTGGACCATGGGAAGACGACGCTGACGAGTGCGCTGACCAAGATCTGCTCGGAGCGGGGGATGGCGAAGTTTGTCAGCTACGACGAGGTGGCGAAGGCCTCGGAGAGCCAGGGGCGGCGGGATGCGACCAAGATCATGACCATCGCCATCAGCCACGTGGAATATGAGACGGACCAGCGGCACTATGCGCACGTCGACTGCCCGGGCCACGCCGATTATGTGAAGAACATGATCACCGGCGCCGCGCAGATGGACGGGGCGATCCTGGTGGTGAGCGCCGCCGACGGCCCCATGCCGCAGACGCGGGAGCACATTTTGTTGGCCCGGCAGGTGGGCGTGCCCTACATCGTGGTGTTCCTGAACAAGGCGGACAAGGTGGACGACAAGGAGCTGCTGGACCTGGTGGAGCTGGAAGTGCGGGAGCTGCTGACCAAGTATGAGTTTCCGGGCGACAAGATTCCCATCATTCAGGGGTCGGCCTTGAAGGCGATGGAAGGAGATCAGGGGCCGTTGGGGGTGCCGTCGATCCTGAAGCTGTTGGAGGCCATCGACACCTACATTCCGACGCCGACGCGGGCGATCGACAAGCCGTTCTTGATGCCGATCGAAGACGTGTTCACGATCAGCGGGCGGGGGACGGTCGTGACGGGGCGGTGCGAGCGGGGCATCGTGAAGGTGGGGGACGAAATCGAGATCGTGGGGTTGACGCCGACGCAGAGCACGGTGGTGACGGGGGTGGAAATGTTCCGCAAGGTGCTCGACGAGGGGCAGGCGGGGGACAACATCGGGGTGCTGTTGCGGGGGACGAAGAAGGAAGACGTGGAGCGGGGGATGGTGCTGGCGAAGCCGAAGAGCATCACGCCGCATACGAAGTTCAAGGCGGAGATCTACGTGTTGACGAAGGAAGAGGGGGGGCGGCATACGCCGTTCTTCAACGGGTACCGGCCGCAGTTTTACTTCCGGACGACGGACGTGACGGGGGTGGTGACGTTGAATCCGGGGGTGGAGATGGTGATGCCGGGGGACAATGTGACGGTGACGGGGGAGCTGATCAGCCCGATCGCGATGGACCAGGGGTTGCGCTTCGCCGTGCGCGAGGGCGGCAAGACCGTCGGCTCCGGCGTCGTCACGGAAATCTTAGCCTAA
- a CDS encoding LSU ribosomal protein L33p encodes MRDIIDLACTVCKQRNYTTRKNKKNDPDRLERNKFCKFCRKHSAHKEVK; translated from the coding sequence ATGCGAGACATCATCGATTTGGCCTGTACGGTCTGCAAACAGCGGAACTATACGACCCGCAAAAACAAGAAGAACGATCCGGATCGGTTGGAGCGGAATAAGTTCTGTAAGTTTTGCCGGAAACACAGCGCCCATAAGGAAGTGAAGTGA
- a CDS encoding Protein translocase subunit SecE yields the protein MFQRLIASVREFIEGVRGELKKVSFPTKAETIGATTVVIVFCILMSLYLSLMDSVLGWLMRKVI from the coding sequence GTGTTTCAGCGATTGATCGCGTCGGTTCGAGAGTTCATCGAGGGCGTTCGCGGCGAACTGAAAAAAGTGTCGTTCCCGACGAAGGCGGAAACGATCGGTGCCACGACGGTCGTGATTGTGTTCTGCATCCTCATGTCCTTGTATCTGTCATTGATGGATTCCGTCCTGGGCTGGCTGATGCGCAAGGTCATTTAG
- a CDS encoding Transcription antitermination protein NusG, with amino-acid sequence MSNKNWYVIHTYAGFEGRVKVSLLERANQMGLAERLGQVLVPTEDVIEIKDGKRRTSRRKFFPGYVLIELESPLADETLQMIKETPKVTGFVGGGAQPTPLSPEEVESLLKQVDAGAAGPREQVRFIKGDNVRIVDGPFLGFNGAVDEVDADHSRVKVFVSIFGRSTPVELGFLQVERI; translated from the coding sequence ATGAGTAATAAGAACTGGTACGTCATCCACACCTATGCGGGATTTGAAGGCCGCGTGAAGGTCAGTCTCTTGGAGCGCGCCAATCAAATGGGGCTCGCCGAACGACTCGGGCAGGTCTTGGTTCCGACAGAGGATGTGATTGAGATCAAGGACGGTAAGCGGCGCACCTCTCGACGCAAATTTTTCCCCGGTTATGTCCTGATCGAGTTGGAGTCGCCGCTGGCCGACGAAACGTTGCAGATGATCAAGGAGACGCCCAAGGTGACGGGGTTTGTCGGGGGAGGGGCGCAACCGACACCGCTCTCGCCGGAGGAAGTCGAGTCGTTGCTGAAGCAGGTGGATGCCGGCGCAGCGGGGCCGCGCGAACAGGTTCGGTTCATCAAGGGCGACAATGTTCGGATCGTGGACGGTCCGTTCTTGGGCTTCAATGGGGCGGTGGATGAAGTGGATGCCGACCATAGTCGCGTGAAGGTCTTTGTGAGTATCTTTGGTCGGTCCACGCCGGTCGAGTTGGGATTTTTGCAGGTGGAACGGATTTAA
- a CDS encoding LSU ribosomal protein L11p (L12e) yields MAKEVSAQIKLQIPAGKANPAPPVGPSLGQHGVNIMEFCKQFNAKTQKDGDSIIPVIITVYKDRSFTFIMKTPPASDLLKKAAGIIKGSGVPHKDKVGKVSQAQVREIAQKKLSDLNAADLEGAVKIIQGTARSMGITVQ; encoded by the coding sequence ATGGCCAAGGAAGTATCCGCACAGATTAAACTGCAGATTCCGGCCGGCAAGGCCAATCCTGCGCCGCCTGTCGGCCCGTCGTTGGGGCAACACGGCGTGAACATCATGGAATTCTGCAAGCAGTTCAACGCGAAAACGCAGAAGGACGGGGACAGTATCATCCCCGTGATCATTACGGTCTACAAGGACCGGAGCTTTACCTTCATCATGAAGACGCCTCCGGCGTCCGATTTGCTCAAGAAGGCCGCCGGGATCATCAAGGGATCCGGGGTGCCGCACAAGGACAAGGTGGGGAAGGTCAGTCAGGCCCAGGTCCGTGAGATCGCGCAAAAGAAATTGTCCGACCTGAATGCGGCCGATCTTGAGGGCGCCGTCAAGATCATTCAAGGCACCGCGCGCAGTATGGGTATTACCGTCCAGTAA
- a CDS encoding LSU ribosomal protein L1p (L10Ae), translated as MGKKLAAAQEKIEPRFYGLKEAVEVVKQAAFAKYDESVDLAIRLGIDPKRSDQMVRGTTALPHGTGKKLRVLVFAKGEKEQEARQAGADFVGSDDLMEKIKGGWMEFDCAISTPDLMASVGKLGKVLGPRGLMPNPKTGTVTFEVGKAVNEIRKGRVEFKVEKAGIVQVPVGKVSFDAQKLYDNAHAVLESVVKAKPSSCKGRYLKSVTMSSTMGPGVKLDPVALSKLWS; from the coding sequence ATGGGAAAGAAGCTGGCCGCGGCTCAGGAAAAGATCGAGCCCAGGTTTTATGGATTGAAAGAGGCCGTTGAGGTGGTCAAGCAGGCGGCGTTCGCCAAGTACGATGAATCCGTCGATTTGGCAATTCGATTGGGGATCGATCCGAAGCGATCGGATCAAATGGTGCGCGGCACCACCGCATTACCGCACGGTACCGGGAAGAAACTCCGAGTCCTCGTGTTCGCCAAGGGCGAGAAGGAGCAGGAGGCTCGGCAGGCCGGAGCCGATTTCGTGGGATCGGACGATTTGATGGAGAAGATCAAGGGCGGGTGGATGGAATTCGATTGTGCGATCTCCACGCCCGATCTGATGGCCTCCGTCGGTAAGCTTGGAAAAGTGCTCGGGCCTCGTGGCCTGATGCCCAATCCCAAAACCGGGACGGTGACGTTCGAAGTCGGCAAGGCCGTGAACGAGATCCGCAAGGGGCGCGTCGAGTTCAAGGTCGAGAAGGCCGGGATCGTACAGGTGCCGGTCGGCAAGGTATCATTTGATGCCCAGAAGCTCTACGACAACGCGCATGCGGTGTTGGAGTCGGTCGTGAAGGCCAAGCCGTCGTCCTGCAAGGGCCGGTACCTCAAGAGTGTGACGATGTCGAGCACCATGGGACCGGGCGTGAAGCTGGATCCTGTGGCATTGTCGAAGTTGTGGAGTTGA
- a CDS encoding LSU ribosomal protein L7p/L12p (P1/P2), which yields MKKEEKATAIAELTEKFGRARLAILTECAGLPVNQMTELRRQLRGAKAEYCVVKNTLAARASEGTSLVDAKGHFKGPTGLVIGYDDPVLPAKILRDFIQGEKRAEKIKVTVGVLEGKLVQAADLAAIAQLPKREVLIAMLLSAMQGPIRGVVYALSGLLSKFVRVIAAIQDKKKGEGDMSAAGTKLSQDELIKAIEGMSVLELAELVKGLETRFGVTAAAPVAVAAPAGGGAAAAPVEEKTSFDVILVSAPADKKIQVIKVVRELTSLGLKEAKDLVEGAPKPVKAGVTKEESDTMKKKLEESGAKVEIK from the coding sequence ATGAAGAAAGAAGAAAAGGCAACAGCGATCGCGGAGTTGACGGAAAAGTTCGGTCGCGCCCGCTTGGCTATTCTGACGGAGTGCGCCGGATTGCCCGTCAATCAAATGACCGAGTTGCGCAGGCAGTTGCGCGGTGCCAAGGCCGAGTATTGCGTGGTCAAGAATACGCTGGCCGCCCGCGCGTCGGAGGGTACGAGCCTCGTCGATGCGAAGGGCCATTTCAAGGGACCCACGGGCCTGGTGATCGGATACGACGATCCGGTCCTTCCGGCGAAAATCCTCCGGGACTTTATTCAGGGTGAAAAACGGGCTGAAAAGATCAAGGTGACGGTCGGGGTGTTGGAGGGGAAGCTGGTGCAGGCCGCGGATCTCGCCGCGATTGCTCAGTTACCCAAGAGGGAAGTGCTCATTGCCATGTTGCTGTCGGCCATGCAGGGCCCGATACGCGGTGTGGTCTATGCGTTGAGCGGGTTGTTGAGCAAGTTCGTACGGGTCATTGCAGCCATTCAGGATAAAAAGAAAGGGGAGGGCGACATGTCAGCAGCAGGAACCAAGTTGTCACAAGATGAATTGATCAAGGCAATCGAAGGCATGAGCGTGTTGGAATTGGCCGAGCTGGTCAAGGGGCTGGAAACGCGTTTCGGCGTCACGGCAGCGGCTCCGGTGGCCGTCGCGGCACCGGCCGGCGGTGGAGCGGCAGCGGCACCGGTGGAAGAGAAGACGTCGTTCGACGTGATCCTGGTCAGTGCTCCGGCCGACAAGAAGATTCAGGTCATCAAGGTCGTGCGGGAGCTCACCAGCCTCGGACTCAAGGAAGCCAAGGACTTGGTCGAAGGCGCTCCGAAGCCGGTCAAGGCCGGGGTGACCAAGGAAGAATCCGATACCATGAAGAAAAAGCTCGAAGAGAGCGGCGCCAAAGTCGAAATCAAGTAA
- a CDS encoding DNA-directed RNA polymerase beta subunit codes for MSESTLSEFVERKDFSRIRTSIDIPDLIEIQKRSYEEFLQMEVEPDRRKDQGLQAALASVFPITDYNNTAALEFSNYSLGTPKYDERECLEQGMTFAVPLKLRVRLIVFDKEDKGPKKKVLDVREQEVYVGELPLMTERGTFLINGTERVVVSQLHRSPGASFTHDKGRTHASGKVLYSARIIPYRGSWLDFEFDARDILYVRIDRRRKMPATILLKAFGYSTDDLLRMYYPVEEIRVSKGKLFRKLDAEIHHGLKCSTEVTEKGSKDPLVREGGKLTKVVIAKLKAAGIKEIPVAPAELVGRAVLTELIDGGKKQSLAEKNQRLTEDILEKILESDIEEFKVIYLDTTNATPVILDTLDMERTGSKEEAMVEIYRRLRPGETPSVETARALFDNLFLSPKRYDLSPVGRLKLNKKLGLDLALEQRTLTAQDIVEVVRYLVNLKIGRGEIDDIDHLGNRRVRSVGELLENQFRLGLVRMERSIKERMNLLDMETVLPHDLINAKPVVAAVKEFFSSSQLSQFMDQTNPLAEITHKRRLSALGPGGLTRERAGFEVRDVHPSHYSRICPIETPEGPNIGLITSLATYARINEFGFIEAPYRKVVKGKVSDELEYLSAIEGDKYVIAQANSKVDASGRLVSETVSARSGGDFITATPDKVEYMDVSPKQVVSVATALVPFLEHDDANRALMGSNMQRQAVPLLKAESPLVGTGMEAVVARDSGYVVQAKREGVVESVDATRIVVRADAKDGRKRNDSGLDVYEMIKFQRSNQNTCITQTPVVRIGEPVKKGQVLADGPAIDHGELALGKNVLVAFMPWGGYNFEDAILLSEKLVREDAFTSIHIEEFEVEARDTKLGKEDITRDIPNVGEEALRDLDESGIIRIGAEVKPGDILVGKVTPKGETQLTPEEKLLRAIFGEKAGDVKDTSLTVPPGVEGIVVDVKIFSRKGLDKDERSKSIESEDHMKLQRDHQEELRIIEDEKTKKVRKLLLGKVVGRDLMDPETGDVILKKKGKLTAEILKRLPDDMVRHIILSDPDEQKELEDVERRAKEQIEILQTLYDEKVGRLKRGDELPPGVIKLVKVYIAMKRKIQVGDKMAGRHGNKGVVSRVLPEEDMPYLPDGTPVEIVLNPLGVPSRMNVGQILETHLGWAARALGIKVASPVFDGASEKEIKELLKKAKISPSGQTVLMDGKTGEPFSSPVTVGYMYVLKLHHLVDDKIHARSIGPYSLVTQQPLGGKAQFGGQRLGEMEVWALQAYGAASTLQEFLTVKSDDVPGRSRMYEAVVKGEPFLEPGLPESFNVLVKELQSLGLDVELVKSKD; via the coding sequence ATGTCGGAATCGACTCTTTCGGAGTTTGTCGAACGCAAGGATTTTTCTCGGATTCGCACGAGCATCGACATTCCCGACCTCATCGAAATCCAGAAGCGGTCCTACGAAGAGTTCCTCCAGATGGAAGTCGAGCCGGATCGCCGCAAGGATCAAGGGTTGCAGGCGGCGTTAGCCAGCGTCTTTCCCATCACGGACTACAACAACACGGCGGCGTTGGAATTCTCCAACTATTCGTTGGGGACGCCGAAATACGACGAGCGGGAGTGCCTCGAACAGGGCATGACGTTCGCCGTTCCCTTGAAACTCCGGGTGCGGTTGATCGTCTTCGACAAGGAGGACAAGGGGCCGAAGAAGAAAGTCCTGGATGTGCGGGAGCAGGAAGTCTACGTCGGCGAGCTTCCGCTCATGACCGAGCGGGGAACGTTTCTCATCAACGGAACCGAGCGGGTGGTGGTCAGCCAACTGCACCGTTCGCCGGGCGCGTCGTTCACCCATGATAAGGGGCGGACCCACGCCAGCGGGAAGGTGTTGTATTCCGCGCGGATCATTCCCTATCGCGGGTCCTGGCTCGATTTCGAATTCGATGCGCGGGACATCCTGTATGTGCGGATCGATCGCCGCCGGAAGATGCCGGCGACCATCCTGTTGAAGGCTTTCGGGTACAGCACGGACGATCTGCTGCGGATGTATTATCCGGTGGAGGAGATTCGCGTTTCCAAAGGGAAGCTCTTCAGAAAACTCGATGCCGAAATCCATCACGGCTTGAAGTGTTCGACGGAAGTGACGGAAAAGGGCAGCAAGGACCCCCTCGTACGTGAAGGGGGAAAGCTGACCAAGGTGGTGATCGCCAAACTGAAGGCCGCGGGGATCAAGGAGATTCCCGTCGCGCCGGCCGAATTGGTCGGACGCGCGGTGCTGACTGAATTGATCGACGGCGGCAAGAAACAGTCGTTGGCCGAGAAAAACCAGCGCCTGACCGAGGACATTCTCGAAAAAATCCTGGAGAGCGACATCGAGGAATTCAAGGTTATTTATCTGGATACGACCAACGCCACACCGGTCATCCTCGATACGCTCGACATGGAACGCACCGGTTCGAAAGAGGAAGCGATGGTCGAGATCTATCGCCGCCTCAGGCCGGGTGAGACACCGTCTGTGGAGACAGCGCGGGCTTTGTTCGACAACTTGTTTTTGAGTCCCAAGCGGTATGATTTGTCGCCGGTGGGACGGCTGAAGCTCAACAAAAAGTTGGGGCTTGACCTTGCGCTCGAGCAGCGGACCTTGACCGCGCAAGACATCGTGGAAGTGGTGCGGTATCTGGTGAATCTGAAGATCGGCCGTGGAGAGATCGACGATATCGATCACTTGGGCAACCGTCGTGTGCGGTCCGTCGGCGAGCTGTTGGAGAATCAGTTCCGGCTGGGGCTCGTGCGGATGGAGCGGAGCATCAAGGAGCGCATGAATCTCCTGGACATGGAGACGGTGCTGCCGCACGACCTGATCAATGCCAAGCCGGTGGTGGCGGCGGTCAAGGAGTTTTTCAGCAGCAGCCAGCTTTCTCAGTTCATGGATCAAACGAATCCCCTGGCAGAAATTACGCACAAACGCCGCCTCTCGGCCCTTGGCCCCGGCGGGTTGACGCGTGAACGGGCCGGTTTCGAAGTGCGCGACGTGCACCCCTCGCACTACAGCCGCATTTGCCCCATCGAGACGCCGGAAGGTCCGAACATCGGATTGATCACGTCTTTGGCGACCTATGCGCGCATCAACGAGTTCGGGTTCATCGAGGCGCCGTATCGTAAGGTCGTCAAGGGTAAGGTCAGCGATGAGTTGGAGTATCTCTCGGCCATTGAAGGCGACAAGTATGTGATCGCCCAGGCCAACTCGAAGGTCGATGCGTCCGGCCGGCTGGTGTCGGAAACCGTGTCCGCACGCTCCGGCGGAGACTTTATTACAGCCACGCCGGACAAGGTCGAGTACATGGACGTGTCCCCGAAACAGGTGGTGAGTGTGGCCACGGCTTTGGTGCCGTTCCTAGAGCATGATGACGCCAACCGTGCGTTGATGGGCTCAAACATGCAGCGGCAGGCAGTGCCTCTTCTGAAGGCAGAGTCGCCGTTGGTCGGCACCGGTATGGAAGCCGTGGTGGCGCGCGATTCTGGCTATGTCGTCCAGGCCAAGCGCGAGGGAGTGGTGGAGAGCGTCGATGCGACCAGGATTGTCGTGCGCGCCGATGCGAAGGACGGCCGCAAGCGGAACGATTCGGGTCTCGATGTCTATGAGATGATCAAGTTCCAACGGTCGAATCAGAACACCTGCATCACCCAGACCCCGGTGGTTCGAATCGGTGAGCCGGTCAAGAAGGGGCAGGTGCTGGCGGACGGGCCTGCCATCGATCATGGAGAACTGGCGCTCGGGAAGAACGTGCTCGTCGCGTTCATGCCCTGGGGCGGCTACAACTTTGAAGACGCGATTCTCTTGAGCGAAAAGCTGGTCCGGGAAGATGCCTTCACCTCGATTCACATTGAAGAGTTCGAGGTGGAAGCCCGCGATACGAAGTTGGGCAAGGAAGACATCACGCGCGACATCCCGAACGTCGGTGAAGAGGCGCTGCGCGATCTGGACGAGAGCGGAATAATCCGCATCGGCGCGGAGGTGAAGCCGGGGGATATTCTCGTCGGGAAGGTCACTCCGAAGGGCGAAACCCAGCTGACGCCGGAAGAGAAGTTGCTGCGCGCGATTTTCGGTGAAAAGGCCGGCGATGTGAAGGATACCTCCCTCACGGTGCCACCTGGTGTGGAAGGGATCGTCGTGGATGTGAAGATCTTCTCCCGCAAGGGCCTGGATAAGGACGAACGATCCAAGAGCATCGAGAGCGAAGACCACATGAAGTTGCAGCGCGACCATCAGGAAGAGCTGCGGATCATTGAAGATGAAAAGACCAAGAAGGTGCGCAAGCTGCTGCTCGGGAAGGTGGTCGGCCGAGACCTGATGGATCCCGAAACCGGCGATGTCATTCTGAAAAAGAAAGGCAAACTGACCGCTGAAATTCTGAAGCGGTTGCCCGACGACATGGTGCGCCACATCATCCTCAGCGATCCGGATGAGCAGAAGGAACTGGAGGATGTCGAGCGCCGCGCCAAGGAACAGATCGAAATCCTGCAGACGCTGTACGATGAAAAAGTCGGGCGTCTGAAGCGGGGGGATGAACTTCCGCCCGGAGTGATCAAGCTGGTGAAGGTCTACATCGCGATGAAGCGGAAGATTCAAGTCGGGGACAAGATGGCCGGCCGCCACGGCAACAAGGGGGTGGTGTCGCGCGTCCTGCCCGAAGAAGACATGCCCTATTTGCCGGACGGAACGCCGGTGGAAATCGTTTTGAATCCGCTGGGCGTGCCATCGCGTATGAACGTGGGCCAGATTCTGGAAACGCACCTGGGCTGGGCGGCGCGGGCATTGGGCATCAAGGTGGCGAGTCCGGTGTTCGACGGCGCATCCGAAAAGGAAATCAAGGAACTGCTCAAGAAGGCCAAAATTTCTCCCAGCGGTCAAACGGTGTTGATGGATGGGAAAACGGGGGAACCCTTCAGCAGTCCCGTGACGGTCGGCTACATGTATGTCTTGAAGCTCCACCATCTGGTGGACGACAAGATTCACGCCCGATCGATCGGTCCCTATTCGCTCGTGACCCAGCAGCCGTTGGGCGGGAAGGCGCAATTCGGCGGTCAGCGGCTGGGGGAGATGGAAGTGTGGGCGCTCCAGGCCTATGGCGCCGCCTCTACGTTGCAAGAATTCCTGACCGTGAAATCCGACGACGTGCCGGGACGGTCGCGCATGTATGAAGCGGTGGTCAAGGGGGAGCCGTTCCTCGAGCCGGGCCTGCCGGAGTCGTTCAACGTGTTGGTGAAAGAGTTGCAGAGCCTGGGCCTCGACGTCGAGTTGGTGAAATCAAAGGACTGA